One genomic region from Natrarchaeobius halalkaliphilus encodes:
- a CDS encoding NAD(P)/FAD-dependent oxidoreductase → MRDVCIVGGGVAGLAVSIFTARAGLDTLVVDGGESILARNASLENYPGFPNGVDARRYLQLTREQASEAGATFELGHVTSVEAKDATNFEAGFVLETEAGEPLEARRVVAASWSDSEYLVPLDVGRTQRGSKHFVSVDEGGRTAVDGVYAAGRVAGEPHQTIVAAGHGAKVALAVIHDSDANFYHDWVVPEGYFTGRGREVPPACEEIDDTERRRRDERARTRLLEAFDEPLEEVPTMHPSVERE, encoded by the coding sequence ATGAGAGACGTCTGTATCGTCGGCGGCGGTGTCGCGGGTCTGGCCGTGTCGATCTTCACCGCTCGAGCCGGCCTGGACACGCTCGTCGTCGACGGCGGCGAATCGATCCTCGCGCGCAACGCCAGTCTCGAGAACTATCCCGGCTTCCCCAACGGCGTCGACGCCCGTCGGTACCTCCAACTAACGAGGGAACAAGCCAGCGAAGCGGGAGCGACGTTCGAACTCGGGCACGTGACGAGCGTGGAGGCGAAAGACGCGACGAACTTCGAAGCCGGATTCGTCCTCGAGACCGAGGCTGGAGAGCCACTCGAGGCCCGCCGGGTGGTCGCGGCGTCCTGGTCCGACAGCGAGTACCTGGTTCCCCTCGACGTCGGCCGAACGCAACGCGGGAGCAAGCACTTCGTGAGCGTCGACGAGGGCGGCCGAACGGCCGTCGACGGCGTCTACGCCGCCGGCAGGGTTGCAGGCGAACCCCACCAGACGATCGTCGCGGCGGGTCACGGCGCGAAGGTCGCACTCGCCGTGATCCACGACTCGGATGCGAATTTCTATCACGACTGGGTCGTCCCGGAGGGCTATTTCACCGGTCGCGGTCGCGAGGTTCCGCCGGCCTGCGAAGAGATCGACGACACAGAGCGTCGGCGGCGGGACGAACGAGCGCGAACGCGGCTCTTAGAGGCGTTCGACGAACCGCTCGAGGAGGTCCCGACGATGCACCCGAGCGTCGAGCGAGAGTGA
- the acnA gene encoding aconitate hydratase AcnA, whose protein sequence is MVTDEFSDAIREFEHDGESYTMADLTVLEEQGLCDLDTLPVSIRILLESVLRNADGEMIDDDDVRNAASWEPDVPDVEVPFTVSRVVLQDLTGVPAVVDLAALRSAAERTDVDPTVVEPEVPCDLVIDHSVQVDYFGSEDAYEQNVELEYERNEERYRAIKWAQQAFDEFNVVPPGTGIVHQVNLEHLGQVVHDREIDGEQWLLPDTLVGTDSHTPMIGGIGVVGWGVGGIEAEAALLGQPITMSLPEVVGVRLTGDLPDGATATDLVLHITERLRQVGVVDKFVEFFGPGVSQLSVADRATISNMAPEQGSTISMFPVDEKTLEYLELTGRDPDHIDLVKEYLEAQGLFGEQEPEYTETVEFDLSEVEPSLAGHKKPHSRIPMGDLDEHFPALLEEQNVVDSDGAAVGSDVDTGDGALVADRGLDLDDRVPVELEDGTEVEIGHGSVLVSAITSCTNTSNPSVMVAAGLLARNAAEKGLEVPEYVKTSLAPGSRVVTEYLEAAELLEDLEELGYHVVGYGCTTCIGNTGPLAEPIEAAIDENDLWATSVLSGNRNFEARIHPKIAANYLASPPLVVAYGLAGKMDIDLENEPIGTDDDGNEVYLSDVWPETEEIRETIHENVSPEMFEEKYASAFEGDERWEALDAPTGDVYDWDSESTYIREPPFFKDFPLEKPGVENVEDARGLLTLGDTVTTDHISPAGPFSEELPAGQWLSERGVEPYEFNTYGSRRGNHEVMMRGTFANVRIENEMLDGKQGGYTIHHPTGEETTVFEASERYREEDTPLVVMAGEELGTGSSRDWAAKGTDLLGIRATIGKSYERIYRDNLIGMGVLPLQFAEGEGWEELGLDGSEHFTIEGLEGGLEPNAELTVTAEYDDGDTTEFDVTAQVDTPAAVEYVENGGVLHLVLRRLLTSEAN, encoded by the coding sequence ATGGTAACCGATGAGTTCTCGGATGCGATCCGGGAGTTCGAACACGACGGCGAATCGTATACGATGGCTGATCTAACGGTTCTCGAGGAACAGGGACTGTGCGACCTCGATACGCTTCCTGTAAGCATTCGAATTCTCCTCGAGTCCGTACTCCGAAACGCGGACGGCGAGATGATCGACGACGACGACGTTCGGAACGCCGCCTCCTGGGAGCCGGACGTCCCGGACGTCGAAGTCCCGTTCACCGTCTCTCGAGTGGTGCTCCAGGACCTCACCGGCGTTCCCGCGGTCGTCGACCTGGCGGCCCTTCGATCGGCCGCTGAGCGAACGGACGTCGATCCGACGGTCGTCGAACCCGAAGTGCCCTGCGACCTGGTGATCGACCACAGCGTTCAGGTGGATTACTTCGGCAGCGAGGACGCCTACGAGCAGAACGTCGAACTCGAGTACGAGCGAAACGAAGAGCGCTACCGCGCGATCAAGTGGGCACAGCAGGCGTTCGACGAGTTCAACGTCGTTCCGCCGGGGACCGGGATCGTCCACCAGGTCAATTTAGAGCACCTCGGCCAGGTCGTCCACGACCGCGAAATCGACGGCGAACAGTGGCTGTTGCCCGACACGCTCGTCGGTACGGACAGTCACACGCCGATGATCGGCGGCATCGGCGTCGTCGGCTGGGGCGTCGGCGGCATCGAAGCCGAGGCGGCGCTGCTCGGTCAGCCGATCACCATGTCGTTGCCCGAAGTCGTCGGCGTCAGGCTGACCGGCGACCTCCCCGACGGCGCAACGGCGACCGACCTCGTGCTCCACATCACCGAGCGCCTGCGTCAGGTCGGCGTCGTCGACAAGTTCGTCGAGTTCTTCGGTCCCGGCGTCTCGCAGCTTTCGGTGGCCGACCGAGCGACGATTTCGAACATGGCTCCCGAGCAGGGATCGACGATCAGCATGTTCCCGGTCGACGAAAAGACCCTCGAGTACCTCGAGTTGACCGGCCGCGATCCGGACCACATCGATCTCGTCAAAGAGTACCTCGAGGCACAGGGTCTCTTCGGGGAGCAAGAACCCGAGTACACCGAAACCGTCGAGTTCGACCTCAGCGAGGTCGAGCCAAGCCTCGCGGGCCACAAGAAACCCCACTCGCGCATCCCGATGGGCGATCTGGACGAACACTTCCCGGCGCTGTTAGAAGAGCAGAACGTCGTCGATAGCGACGGAGCTGCGGTCGGTTCGGACGTCGATACCGGCGACGGTGCGCTCGTCGCGGATCGAGGACTCGATCTGGATGACCGCGTTCCCGTCGAACTCGAGGACGGAACCGAAGTCGAGATCGGTCACGGGAGCGTCCTCGTCAGCGCGATCACCAGCTGTACGAACACGTCGAACCCGTCGGTGATGGTCGCGGCAGGCCTGCTCGCGCGCAACGCCGCCGAGAAGGGACTCGAGGTGCCGGAGTACGTCAAGACCAGCCTCGCACCCGGCAGCCGCGTCGTCACGGAGTACCTCGAGGCAGCAGAGCTGCTCGAGGACCTAGAGGAACTCGGCTACCACGTCGTCGGCTACGGCTGTACGACGTGTATCGGCAACACGGGTCCGCTCGCGGAACCGATCGAGGCGGCCATCGACGAGAACGATCTCTGGGCGACGAGCGTCCTCTCGGGTAACCGCAACTTCGAGGCGCGTATTCACCCGAAGATCGCGGCTAACTACCTCGCCAGCCCGCCGCTGGTCGTCGCCTACGGCCTCGCCGGCAAGATGGATATCGACCTCGAGAACGAACCGATCGGGACAGACGACGACGGAAACGAGGTGTATCTTTCCGACGTCTGGCCGGAAACCGAGGAGATCCGCGAGACGATCCACGAGAACGTCTCGCCGGAGATGTTCGAAGAGAAGTACGCGAGCGCCTTCGAAGGCGACGAACGCTGGGAGGCACTCGACGCACCGACCGGCGACGTCTACGACTGGGACTCCGAGTCGACGTACATTCGCGAGCCGCCGTTCTTCAAGGACTTCCCGCTCGAGAAACCCGGCGTCGAGAACGTCGAGGACGCTCGCGGTCTGTTGACTCTCGGCGACACCGTCACGACCGACCACATCAGTCCCGCCGGACCGTTCAGCGAGGAGCTGCCCGCGGGTCAGTGGCTTTCCGAACGCGGCGTCGAACCGTACGAGTTCAACACCTACGGCTCGCGCCGTGGCAACCACGAAGTGATGATGCGAGGGACCTTCGCGAACGTCCGCATCGAAAACGAGATGCTCGACGGGAAACAGGGCGGATACACGATCCACCACCCCACTGGCGAGGAGACGACCGTCTTCGAAGCGTCCGAGCGATACCGCGAGGAAGACACGCCCCTCGTCGTGATGGCTGGCGAGGAACTCGGCACCGGCTCGAGCCGTGACTGGGCGGCCAAAGGTACCGACCTGCTGGGCATCCGCGCGACCATCGGCAAGAGCTACGAACGGATCTACCGGGACAACCTCATCGGAATGGGCGTTCTCCCGCTGCAGTTCGCGGAGGGAGAGGGATGGGAGGAACTCGGCCTCGACGGCTCCGAGCACTTCACCATCGAAGGACTCGAGGGCGGCCTCGAGCCGAACGCCGAACTGACCGTCACCGCAGAGTACGACGACGGCGACACCACCGAGTTCGACGTGACCGCACAGGTCGATACGCCTGC
- the purH gene encoding bifunctional phosphoribosylaminoimidazolecarboxamide formyltransferase/IMP cyclohydrolase, whose protein sequence is MTRIAGMAGNRGRNLLNIDDRRPGEAELAVILTNGEDAPVLESASERGIPTEVVPIADGASRREHEEAVLEALSDHEFDLVCLDGYMRILSDTFLESVPTTLNVHPSLLPSFPGVDAWSDALSAGVSVTGCTVHVVTDATDADGNVIEREVDAGPIVTQEPIPVYEGDDSDSLKERVLYEGEFRAYPRAISWFAADAIDVDREADEVTVDVDVASTDGGDHDGLPGRRLTSSDRLDTLRYGENPHQDAAVYADYTCDEASVVHAEQLNEGAKALSYNNYNDADGALNLIKEFDEPAAAVIKHTNPAGCATADSLSVAYDRALSTDPMSAFGGIVALNRECDATTAEAIVDSFKEVVVAPGYDEDALEVLFEKENLRVLDVGELNEKRTERFTEKPIVGGRLVQERDLQSVSVDDLEVVTEREPTEAQLESMVFAWGTLKHVKSNGILFADGTETVGIGMGQVSRVDAVRLAAMKADEHAEGKDAEGAVMASDAFFPFPDGLEEAAKAGIEAVVQPGGSVNDDDVIAAADEHGIAMTFTGQRSFRHD, encoded by the coding sequence ATGACTCGAATCGCCGGGATGGCCGGCAACCGGGGCCGCAACCTGTTGAACATCGACGATCGACGGCCGGGCGAAGCCGAACTCGCCGTGATCCTGACGAACGGCGAGGACGCGCCAGTGCTCGAGTCCGCGTCCGAGCGCGGCATTCCGACCGAAGTCGTGCCGATAGCGGACGGGGCGAGCCGCCGCGAACACGAGGAGGCGGTGCTCGAGGCGCTGTCGGATCACGAGTTCGATCTGGTCTGTCTCGACGGCTACATGCGGATCCTCTCGGATACGTTCCTCGAGAGCGTGCCGACGACGCTGAACGTCCATCCGTCGTTGCTGCCGTCGTTTCCCGGCGTGGACGCCTGGAGCGATGCGCTTTCGGCGGGCGTCTCGGTGACCGGCTGTACGGTTCACGTCGTGACGGACGCGACCGACGCGGACGGAAACGTGATCGAACGCGAGGTCGATGCGGGTCCGATCGTCACCCAGGAACCGATCCCGGTCTACGAGGGCGACGATTCGGACTCCCTGAAAGAGCGAGTGCTCTACGAGGGCGAGTTTCGGGCGTATCCTCGCGCGATCTCGTGGTTCGCTGCGGACGCGATCGACGTCGACCGTGAGGCGGACGAGGTAACGGTCGACGTCGACGTGGCGAGCACCGACGGCGGCGACCACGACGGACTTCCCGGCCGGCGGCTGACCTCGAGCGACCGCCTCGACACCTTGCGCTACGGGGAGAACCCACACCAGGACGCTGCGGTGTACGCCGATTACACCTGCGACGAAGCCAGCGTCGTCCACGCCGAGCAGTTGAACGAGGGCGCGAAAGCCCTGTCGTACAACAACTACAACGACGCCGACGGCGCGCTGAACCTGATCAAGGAGTTCGACGAGCCCGCCGCCGCGGTTATCAAACACACGAACCCGGCGGGCTGTGCTACGGCGGACTCGCTGTCTGTGGCGTACGACCGGGCGCTCTCGACGGACCCGATGAGCGCTTTCGGCGGCATCGTCGCGCTCAATCGCGAGTGCGACGCGACCACGGCCGAGGCGATCGTCGACTCGTTCAAGGAGGTCGTCGTCGCGCCCGGCTACGACGAGGACGCCCTCGAGGTCCTCTTCGAGAAGGAGAACCTGCGCGTGCTCGACGTGGGTGAACTGAACGAGAAACGGACCGAACGGTTCACCGAGAAACCCATCGTCGGCGGCCGACTCGTCCAGGAACGCGATTTACAGTCGGTCTCGGTCGACGACCTCGAGGTCGTCACCGAGCGCGAGCCCACCGAGGCACAACTCGAGTCGATGGTCTTCGCCTGGGGGACGCTGAAACACGTCAAATCGAACGGCATCCTCTTCGCCGACGGCACCGAGACGGTCGGAATCGGGATGGGGCAGGTCTCGCGCGTCGACGCGGTTCGCCTCGCGGCGATGAAAGCCGACGAGCACGCCGAGGGCAAAGACGCCGAGGGCGCGGTGATGGCCTCCGACGCCTTCTTCCCGTTCCCCGACGGCCTCGAGGAGGCCGCGAAGGCGGGCATCGAGGCCGTCGTCCAGCCCGGCGGCTCGGTCAACGACGACGACGTGATCGCGGCGGCAGACGAACACGGTATCGCGATGACGTTTACGGGCCAGCGGAGTTTCCGGCACGACTAG
- the purB gene encoding adenylosuccinate lyase, producing MTDTHALYAVSPLDGRYGRRTEPLSPYASEAALMRARVRVEVEYLIALSDLEATPLSLDSDERGTLRELYEGFDEDDAALVKKLETDGHAGFDATNHDVKAVEYFVRHRLPEDSDASPWIHFGLTSEDVNNLAHRLLVRDAVDDVLLPALYDVRDALAEMAREHRDLPMLARTHGQPATPTTFGKEMAVYAARLGRATGRIRGATDGLRGKLGGASGTYAAHVAAYPNVDWQAFAERFVTDLGLGFESLTTQVSPCDDLAALFDAFRGANDVLLDLDLDIWLYVSDRYLGQEAVDGETGSSTMPHKVNPIDFENSEGNLSKANSDLTFLADYVTTSRLQRDLSDSTVKRNIGAAFAHCLIGYDKTAVGLAKVVPTETVMRDDLESTPEIIGEAVQTILRREGQEDAYERVKDVTRGKDVALADFREMFDDLEVDDDVREELHALTPTGYTGVASGLVDNLE from the coding sequence ATGACCGACACCCACGCGTTATACGCCGTCTCGCCGCTCGATGGTCGATACGGGAGGCGGACCGAGCCGCTGTCGCCGTACGCGAGCGAGGCCGCGCTCATGCGCGCTCGAGTTCGCGTCGAAGTCGAGTACCTGATCGCGCTTTCCGACCTCGAGGCCACGCCGCTCTCGCTCGACTCCGACGAGCGCGGAACGCTCCGTGAGTTGTACGAGGGCTTCGACGAGGACGATGCGGCACTGGTAAAGAAACTCGAGACGGACGGTCACGCCGGCTTCGATGCGACGAATCACGACGTGAAAGCCGTCGAGTACTTCGTCCGGCATCGGCTCCCCGAAGACAGCGATGCCTCGCCCTGGATTCACTTCGGGCTGACCAGCGAGGACGTGAACAACCTGGCCCACCGGCTGCTCGTTCGGGACGCCGTCGACGACGTCCTGTTGCCCGCCCTGTACGACGTCCGGGACGCCCTCGCGGAGATGGCACGCGAACACCGCGACCTGCCGATGCTTGCACGGACTCACGGCCAGCCCGCGACGCCGACGACGTTCGGCAAGGAAATGGCCGTCTACGCCGCCCGTCTCGGCCGCGCAACCGGCCGAATCCGAGGCGCAACCGACGGCCTGCGCGGAAAGCTCGGCGGTGCTTCCGGCACCTACGCCGCCCACGTCGCTGCCTATCCGAACGTCGACTGGCAGGCGTTTGCCGAGAGGTTCGTGACCGACCTCGGCCTCGGGTTCGAGTCGCTCACGACGCAGGTTAGCCCCTGTGACGACCTCGCGGCGCTGTTCGACGCTTTCAGAGGTGCGAACGACGTCCTGTTGGATCTCGACCTCGACATCTGGCTCTACGTCTCGGATCGCTACCTCGGCCAGGAAGCCGTCGACGGCGAGACCGGCTCGTCGACGATGCCTCACAAGGTCAACCCGATCGACTTCGAAAACAGCGAGGGCAACCTCTCGAAGGCCAACTCGGATCTCACCTTCCTCGCGGACTACGTCACGACGTCTCGGCTCCAGCGCGACCTTTCGGATTCGACGGTCAAGCGCAACATCGGCGCCGCCTTCGCGCACTGTCTGATCGGCTACGACAAGACGGCCGTCGGCCTCGCGAAGGTCGTCCCCACCGAGACCGTCATGCGCGACGACCTCGAGTCCACCCCCGAGATAATCGGGGAAGCGGTCCAGACGATCCTCCGCCGGGAAGGACAAGAAGACGCCTACGAACGGGTCAAAGACGTCACCCGCGGCAAGGACGTCGCGCTCGCGGACTTCCGAGAGATGTTCGACGACCTCGAAGTCGACGACGACGTCCGCGAGGAACTCCACGCGCTGACGCCGACGGGATACACGGGCGTCGCGAGCGGTCTTGTCGACAACCTCGAGTAA